The following coding sequences lie in one Novipirellula aureliae genomic window:
- a CDS encoding type II toxin-antitoxin system RelE/ParE family toxin: MDIRWTERASADALGIFDYIADQSLSYAESVYERVLNRPTQLTVHPQSGSVVPEFGRDDIRELYVYSFRLIYRIAEDEIRVLTVIHGSRKLGPEMLGEAEQ; this comes from the coding sequence ATGGACATTCGATGGACTGAAAGGGCCTCCGCCGATGCGCTGGGTATTTTCGATTACATCGCGGATCAATCTCTTTCTTACGCAGAGTCAGTATACGAACGCGTTCTCAATCGGCCCACGCAGTTGACGGTTCATCCACAGTCTGGATCTGTTGTACCCGAGTTCGGACGTGACGATATTCGTGAACTATATGTGTATTCGTTTCGACTGATCTATCGGATCGCGGAAGACGAGATTCGAGTATTGACTGTCATCCACGGAAGCAGGAAGTTGGGACCGGAGATGCTCGGAGAGGCAGAACAATGA